ATCCTTGTCGTTGAACATCAGACCGATCTTTACAAAATCTGCACCGGCGCATGCCGCACCGTATGCGGCAAGAGCTGCATTGCCCGGCGTCGGTCCGTAGTCCCCGATAGCGGCGGAGACCGGCTTGGTTCCGGCAAGCTTTTTAATTTCGCGGATAACCCACGGAAAATTCGCACCCAGCGACCCTTCAGCGGGACGCTTCACATCAATAATGTCAGCATCGAGGCAGAACTTTGCCTCTTCTATAGAGCTTGGGCTGACTAAGAGTTTCATGGATATTATATGGTCTTTACCCTTAATAAGGACATTCACTTCTGGTCGCCGGAACGGGGAGACCCCGGGGATTTTTTATTCCCCGGCGCGTCATATACAATTACCAAGATGGATGTTGTACTTGCAATGGATCTCAAGGACGGATACGTGGTGCACGGTAGTTCCGGGAACCGCGGGACCTATACGCCGCTGACCTGGGGTTTGTCCCCGTCGGCAGAGCCGTCCGCGTATCTTGCGGCGATGCAGCCGAAGTATCTGTATGCAGCAGACCTTGATCGGATCGGAATGTGCGGGGATCATACAGAACTGATTCTCCGGCTTGCAGAGCGGGTTGCGGGACTCTGGGTGGATCGCGGATGCAGTATCCCCGAGGAGTATCTGCGGGGGGAAACCATCCATAATATTGTGGGAACCGAAACGATCGATGCTCCCCTCAATGAATTTGCCGGCGGGTTCCTGAGTGTTGACGTCAAAGATGGTCACGTGATAGGTGCGGCATTTCCGCCTGCGGCCAGTCCCGCAGACGTGCTGCGTGCGGCGGATGAAACCGATTTTGACGGATGTATTCTCTTAAACATCTCCTCGGTCGGTACCTCCTCGGGCATCGATCCCGCATATGCAGAACTGCTGCGGAGCAGTTCTGCGAAAAAACTTTACTACGGCGGTGGTGTGCGGTCGGTGGAGGATCTGCAGACTCTTGCCGATGCCGGGTTTGACGGCGCGATTGTTGCAACCGCGGTGCACCGGGGAACGGTCCCGCTTGAGATCATCCGGGAGGGATCGTTTTGCTGATTACCCTTGAGGGCATCGACGGTTCCGGCAAGTCGACCCTCTATGAAGGGTTGAAAACCCGCCTTGCGGATCTTCATCCCCTCTTCACCCGTGAACCGGGAAGTCCGTACCTTGGCGACGCCGTCCGGCGCGCCATTGCCGCCGACGGTGATCCGATGGTCGAAGCTGCGTTGTTCGTCGCCGACCATGCGGTGCATCTCGCCGAGGTTGTCCGACCGGCTCTGGCCGATGGCCGTATTGTCATCTCCGACCGGTACTCGGATTCACGGTTTGCCTATCAGGAGGTATCGCTTGCCGGTGTCCATCCGGACCCGCACGGATGGCTGGAGGCAGTTCATGCAGGCTGGTCTGTACGGCCCGACATGACGATTCTTCTTGTCCTGCCGGTGGCGGTGGCGATGTCGCGGCTTGCGGGACGGTGCGAGCAGGAACACTTTGAACGGCAGGAGTTCTTAGAGGCCGTGCAGAAAAATTATCTTGCCCGTGCTGCGGAGGATCCGGCACGGTTTGTTCTGGTGGATGCCGACCGTGACGCGGAAACAATTCTCGATTTTGTGGAGAAGAGTATTCGTGCAGCCGTACGGTAAAGCCCGTCAGGGCTTTACCCCGGTATCTCTATTCTATTTTTCAAACATCTGCGTGATGACAATTTTTTTGAAAACAGTTCGTGAGTTTTTCCTCTTTCCGTCTACTCCTGCGAAGCGGTAAACCAAGTCGGGACGTTTGGCGTAAAGCCCATCACCTCGTTAGGATTAATGCGGGGCGGACTACATACAATAACACAGATATGATCAAGCTGCAGACACCGACAGAAACGATCGGCGGCGTCCCTCTCGGCAACCATATGCTCCTCGCCGCAGGAGTGCTCGGGACTACCGCCGCATCACTGTCACGAATGCTTCGCCTCGGGGCAGGCGGAGTTGTCACCAAATCAATCGGCCCGGAACCAAAAGACGGTCATCACGGCCCGTCGCTTATTCCGGTCGCAGGCGGCATCCTCAATGCAATGGGTCTGCCCAACCCCTCGCAGGAGTTCACCGGAGAAATTGCCCCGCTCCTTACCGCAAAAGAGCCGGTAGTTGTCAGCATCTTTGGCGGAACTCCGGCGGAGTTCGCCAAAGTTGCCGAATGGTTCCCGGACGCCCCTGCGTTTGAACTCAACCTCTCCTGTCCGCACGCCGAAGGATACGGCGCTGCGATCGGCGCAAACCCGCGTGTCGTGCGGGAGTGTACCGAAGCCGTCAAGGCCTTTGGGAAACCGGTCTGGGTCAAACTCACCCCGAACGTCGCCGACATCGGGGTAATCGGCAGAGCCGCAGAGGAGGGAGGAGCAGACGCGGTCGTTGCCATCAATACCGTAAAGGCAATGCGCATCTCAACCGGCATGCGCCGCCCGGTTCTCGGAAACAAGTTCGGCGGCCTTTCGGGAACAGCCGTGTTCCCGATTGCGGTGCGTGCAGTGTATGATCTCTATGAAGCATGTACCATCCCCATCATCGGCTGCGGCGGTGTCTCCACCGCCGACAACGTCCTTGAGATGATGATGGCGGGCGCTGCGGCTGTTGAGATCGGCAGCGCGGTCTATGATAACATCAATGTCTTCTCCGACATCGCCGAGGATCTGTATGATGCGAACGGAATACCTGCCGGAGAAATTGTGGGGTGCGCTCATGACTGAAGAACACATGCCGGTGGTGGTCACCATCACCAAAGTAATCGAGGAAACGCCGACCATCAAAACCTTCGTCTTCGACGAACTTTTCAACTTCCGGCCCGGTCAGTTCTGCATGGTCTGGGTACCGGGTGTTGACGAAATCCCGATGGCCTTCTCCGCTGCAAACGCCATCACCGTCATGAAAGTCGGGGACGCAACCGCAGCCCTCTTCACCCTCAAAGAGGGTGACAAAATCGGCATCCGGGGACCCTTCGGCAACGGATTTTTCCCGACCGGAAAAGTCCTCGCCATCGGCGGCGGCATCGGGGTCACGCCATTGTTCACCCTCGCCGCAAGCGGCGAGGTTGACACCTTCATTCTTGGGGCGCGAACCGCCGAAGAGCTGGTCTTTGCGGATGAACTTGCAAACGTAACCGACCTGAAGATTGCAACCGACGACGGAACCCGCGGATATCACGGATTTGTCACCGGTATTCTCGACCAGCTTGACGCAACAGAATATGATACCATCTGCGTCTGCGGTCCTGAGATGATGATGAAAGGAATCCTTGACCGGCTCGTAGCCAAAGGCATTGAGACACGGGGACAGTTCTCCCTGCACCGGTACATGAAATGCGGCGTCGGCGTCTGCGGCTCCTGCTGTATGGATCATGAAGGTCTCCGTGTCTGTCGTGACGGCCCGGTTTTTACCGGCGACATCATCAAAAACAGCGAGTTTGCCCATCACCACCGGGGTCCTTCCGGAAGAAAGGAATAATACCATGAAACCAGTAGTAAAAATCATAACCTGCCCGAAATGCGGGGAAAAACAGAACTTCACCATGTACCCGAGCATCAACGCCTCGTCAGATCCGGGTCTTGCGGAAAAATATCTCGAAGGAACGCTTACCACCCTGACCTGTGAAGAATGCGGATTTTCCGGAGTTGTTGAGTATCCGATGCTCTACCACGACCTTGACAAGAAGTTCTCGGTCTTTTTTGCACCCGACAGCAGCGACCGCGAGGCAAAACTTCCGAACGTCCTGCCCGCCCATCTGCTTCCCGAGATGCGTCTGCGGCTTGTTCACAACGCAGACGACCTCCGCGAAAAGATCTTCATCTTCCGTGACCTTCTGGATGACCGGATCGTCGAGACCGTCAAGGACTCCATTCTGCGGGAGATGGATGCCCGCCACGAGGAGAAAATGCCCGATGCCCTGTACTATGCGCAGGACATGTTCGGCTGCGAAGGCCGCTCTCTCATCTTTGTTCCGAGAAAGGGCACAGAGTATCTTGAACCGATCAAAATTCCGTTCGAAACCTATGAAAAGATCAAGATGCTGATGCACGGCATCTGGGAGCGGGCGGTTGAGGGCTACACCGTTGTTGACAAACTCTGGGTGCAGTCCGCCGCAAAGAAGGAGCAGACATGATCACCGACGAGGATGTGGTTGTCTGTCCCGATTGCGAGCATGAACAGAAGATTACCATCTGTCCGTCCGTGAACGTAACAACCGATCCGGAGATGCGCGAAAAGGTTCTCTCCGGCGAACTGTTCCTGTTCACCTGCGAGAAGTGTGGTTACACCGGATTTGCCGGATACCCGTTTGTCTATGAAGACAAAGAGACGCAGGGAGGATTTCTGATCTATCTGGAACCGGACTGTCCCGACCGCGAGGTGGGTATTGACGGTGATATGGCGGATCAGGTCGTGTACCGGGAAAAACCGATGCGGCTTGTTTCGGATCTGAACGCCCTGAAGGAAAAAATCTTCATCTTTGAGGCTGGTCTTGACGATCGGGTGATGGAGCTGTTCAAGATGCTGACGCTCACTAAACTGCACGGCGACAATCCGGATCAGGTGCCGGATGTTCTGCTGTTCACCAAGGTGGATGAGGATGCAGAGGGCAAAAAAATCTTTCTTGCAGCATTCCGGGACAACAAATATCTGGGTGTTGTTGAGCTGCCGTACGCGCTTTATCAGACCTGTGTGGTGACCGGCGAGCCCATCTGGGATGCACCCGTCACGGAATGCGCGGCAATCGATCAGGACTGGATCGCCGACCGGCTGAAAGCGGGTGAAGCAGAAGAACATGCATGTGACTGCGACCACGAGGGTGCAGAGTGTGACTGTGATGCCAAAGGGAAAACGGAGCACGACGGAACGGCGTGCGACTGCGATACCGAAGAGGGAGCGGAGCAAGGCCGAAGGACGTGCGACTGCTGCGGGTGTGACCATGACCGGAACTGATCAGATCCGCAAAGGCCGGCTCGGCGGCGACCGGAGCTGCGCGGTTGCAGAGTTTCTTTCCTCGGCAGCGGCGGACCGGCGCATTGCCTACTGCGATCTCCGCGTGGACATGGCACATATCCTGATGCTTGCAAAACAGAACCTGATCGATCCGGCATCCGCAAAGGTACTGTTGTCCCACCTTCACCGGTATATGAACGACGGACTTCCGGAAGCGGTGTTCGATCCGGCTCACGAGGATATTCATGCAGGCATTGAGGCACAGCTGATCGCAGACTGCGGTGCGGACACCGGCGGGAGAATGCATCTCGGCCGCAGCCGCAACGATGAGGTTGCGACGTGTCTGCGGATGCAGACACGTCTTGATATTCTGGAGATCCTTGACGGCATCGCCGCACTGCGCCGCGCCTTACTTGACCAGGCGGCACAGCATACCCACAGCATCATGCCGGGCTTTACGCACTTCCAGCATGCACAGCCGACGACACTTGCCCACTATCTGCTCGCATATGAAGCAGTGTTCGCCCGCGACGCGGGACGGCTGTTTGATGCGTACGTCCGCCTGAATGCATCACCGCTCGGCTCCGCTGCGTTTGCCGGGACCGGCTTTGCCCTTGACCGCGAAGCGACCGCTGCATACCTCGGATTTACCGCGGCCATGACCAACTCAATGGACGGCGTTGCGTCCCGCGACTTTATGCTTGAGGTACTTGCCGCGCTTTCGATTCTGATGACAAACGTCAGCCGCCTGTGCGAGGAGCTGGTGCTCTGGAGCAGTGCCTTCATCCGGTTTGTCGAGCTGGATGATGCCTACTGTTCCACCAGTTCCATTATGCC
The nucleotide sequence above comes from Methanocorpusculum vombati. Encoded proteins:
- the argH gene encoding argininosuccinate lyase, producing the protein MTGTDQIRKGRLGGDRSCAVAEFLSSAAADRRIAYCDLRVDMAHILMLAKQNLIDPASAKVLLSHLHRYMNDGLPEAVFDPAHEDIHAGIEAQLIADCGADTGGRMHLGRSRNDEVATCLRMQTRLDILEILDGIAALRRALLDQAAQHTHSIMPGFTHFQHAQPTTLAHYLLAYEAVFARDAGRLFDAYVRLNASPLGSAAFAGTGFALDREATAAYLGFTAAMTNSMDGVASRDFMLEVLAALSILMTNVSRLCEELVLWSSAFIRFVELDDAYCSTSSIMPQKKNPDTAEIMRGKSAVASGELMAGITLMKGLPMSYNRDMQDLTPHLWRSFDAAEASLPILAGMIRTASFNTERMAEESDRGNSTATELADLMVREFGMPFRTAHNIVGRAVKLGGLSLDIVESAGIEIYGQSLKELGLTQEHIDRALSPSEMVAAKQSAGAPNPAMMAAAADAAGALLADDEERAESLRSALARADDSIKTDYMRLTA
- a CDS encoding HisA/HisF-related TIM barrel protein; this encodes MDVVLAMDLKDGYVVHGSSGNRGTYTPLTWGLSPSAEPSAYLAAMQPKYLYAADLDRIGMCGDHTELILRLAERVAGLWVDRGCSIPEEYLRGETIHNIVGTETIDAPLNEFAGGFLSVDVKDGHVIGAAFPPAASPADVLRAADETDFDGCILLNISSVGTSSGIDPAYAELLRSSSAKKLYYGGGVRSVEDLQTLADAGFDGAIVATAVHRGTVPLEIIREGSFC
- the tmk gene encoding dTMP kinase; the encoded protein is MLITLEGIDGSGKSTLYEGLKTRLADLHPLFTREPGSPYLGDAVRRAIAADGDPMVEAALFVADHAVHLAEVVRPALADGRIVISDRYSDSRFAYQEVSLAGVHPDPHGWLEAVHAGWSVRPDMTILLVLPVAVAMSRLAGRCEQEHFERQEFLEAVQKNYLARAAEDPARFVLVDADRDAETILDFVEKSIRAAVR
- a CDS encoding CpXC domain-containing protein, with amino-acid sequence MITDEDVVVCPDCEHEQKITICPSVNVTTDPEMREKVLSGELFLFTCEKCGYTGFAGYPFVYEDKETQGGFLIYLEPDCPDREVGIDGDMADQVVYREKPMRLVSDLNALKEKIFIFEAGLDDRVMELFKMLTLTKLHGDNPDQVPDVLLFTKVDEDAEGKKIFLAAFRDNKYLGVVELPYALYQTCVVTGEPIWDAPVTECAAIDQDWIADRLKAGEAEEHACDCDHEGAECDCDAKGKTEHDGTACDCDTEEGAEQGRRTCDCCGCDHDRN
- a CDS encoding CpXC domain-containing protein — translated: MKPVVKIITCPKCGEKQNFTMYPSINASSDPGLAEKYLEGTLTTLTCEECGFSGVVEYPMLYHDLDKKFSVFFAPDSSDREAKLPNVLPAHLLPEMRLRLVHNADDLREKIFIFRDLLDDRIVETVKDSILREMDARHEEKMPDALYYAQDMFGCEGRSLIFVPRKGTEYLEPIKIPFETYEKIKMLMHGIWERAVEGYTVVDKLWVQSAAKKEQT
- a CDS encoding dihydroorotate dehydrogenase electron transfer subunit codes for the protein MTEEHMPVVVTITKVIEETPTIKTFVFDELFNFRPGQFCMVWVPGVDEIPMAFSAANAITVMKVGDATAALFTLKEGDKIGIRGPFGNGFFPTGKVLAIGGGIGVTPLFTLAASGEVDTFILGARTAEELVFADELANVTDLKIATDDGTRGYHGFVTGILDQLDATEYDTICVCGPEMMMKGILDRLVAKGIETRGQFSLHRYMKCGVGVCGSCCMDHEGLRVCRDGPVFTGDIIKNSEFAHHHRGPSGRKE
- a CDS encoding dihydroorotate dehydrogenase, whose translation is MIKLQTPTETIGGVPLGNHMLLAAGVLGTTAASLSRMLRLGAGGVVTKSIGPEPKDGHHGPSLIPVAGGILNAMGLPNPSQEFTGEIAPLLTAKEPVVVSIFGGTPAEFAKVAEWFPDAPAFELNLSCPHAEGYGAAIGANPRVVRECTEAVKAFGKPVWVKLTPNVADIGVIGRAAEEGGADAVVAINTVKAMRISTGMRRPVLGNKFGGLSGTAVFPIAVRAVYDLYEACTIPIIGCGGVSTADNVLEMMMAGAAAVEIGSAVYDNINVFSDIAEDLYDANGIPAGEIVGCAHD